The following are encoded in a window of Rhodomicrobium lacus genomic DNA:
- the rplN gene encoding 50S ribosomal protein L14, giving the protein MIQMQTNLDVADNSGARRVMCIKVLGGSMRRTATIGDVIVVSVKEAIPKGRVKKGQVMKAVIVRTSFPVRRPDGSVIRFDSNAAVLINNQREPIGTRIFGPVPRELRAKQHMKIISLAPEVL; this is encoded by the coding sequence ATGATACAGATGCAAACTAATCTGGATGTCGCCGACAACAGCGGCGCGCGCCGGGTCATGTGCATCAAGGTGCTCGGCGGCTCGATGCGTCGGACAGCCACGATCGGCGACGTCATCGTCGTCAGCGTGAAGGAAGCCATCCCGAAGGGCCGCGTGAAAAAGGGCCAGGTGATGAAGGCGGTGATCGTGCGCACGTCGTTTCCGGTGCGCCGTCCCGACGGCAGCGTGATCCGTTTCGACTCGAACGCCGCCGTTCTCATCAACAATCAGCGCGAGCCGATCGGTACGCGCATCTTCGGACCGGTGCCGCGCGAACTCCGCGCCAAGCAGCATATGAAAATCATCTCGCTTGCGCCTGAGGTGCTGTAA
- the rpsC gene encoding 30S ribosomal protein S3, producing the protein MGQKVNPIGLRLGINRTWDSRWYADKGEYGKLLHEDFRIREFIMKQRRQAGISKVVIERPHKKCRVTVHTARPGILIGKKGADIEKLRGQLAKFTTSEVYLNIVEVRKPELDATLAAEGIAQQLERRVAFRRAMKRATQSALRLGAQGVRIYVSGRLGGAEIARMEWYLDGRVPLHTLRADIDYGTAVAETAYGVIGVKVWIFKGEILEHDPMAQERRSMESQESGGPGGGRPEGRGPRRDRGDRERGGRDRDR; encoded by the coding sequence ATGGGGCAGAAAGTCAACCCGATCGGGCTGCGGCTCGGCATTAACCGCACCTGGGACAGCCGGTGGTATGCGGACAAGGGCGAATACGGCAAGCTTCTGCACGAAGACTTCCGCATCCGCGAGTTCATCATGAAGCAGCGCCGTCAGGCGGGCATTTCGAAGGTCGTCATCGAGCGCCCGCACAAGAAGTGCCGCGTGACGGTGCATACGGCTCGCCCGGGCATCCTGATCGGCAAGAAGGGCGCGGATATCGAGAAGCTTCGCGGCCAGCTTGCGAAGTTCACCACGTCCGAGGTGTATCTGAACATCGTCGAAGTTCGGAAGCCCGAGCTTGACGCGACGCTCGCTGCGGAGGGCATCGCCCAGCAGCTCGAACGCCGCGTTGCGTTCCGCCGCGCCATGAAGCGCGCGACGCAGTCGGCGCTTCGGCTCGGCGCTCAAGGCGTGCGCATCTACGTTTCGGGTCGCCTCGGCGGCGCTGAAATCGCGCGCATGGAATGGTATCTCGACGGCCGCGTTCCGCTGCATACGCTGCGCGCCGACATCGACTACGGTACGGCCGTGGCGGAGACCGCTTATGGCGTGATCGGCGTGAAGGTCTGGATCTTCAAGGGCGAGATCCTTGAACACGATCCGATGGCTCAGGAGCGTCGGTCCATGGAAAGCCAGGAGAGCGGCGGTCCGGGCGGTGGTCGTCCGGAAGGGCGCGGACCGCGTCGTGACCGCGGTGATCGGGAACGCGGCGGACGCGATCGCGACCGCTAA
- the rplP gene encoding 50S ribosomal protein L16 has translation MLQPKKTKFRKAFKGRMNGNAKGGTSLNFGSYGLKALEPERVTARQIEAARRAITRQMKRAGRVWIRVFPDLPVSKKPTEVRMGKGKGSPEFWAARVKPGKIMFEIDGVGEETAREALRLGAAKLPIRTRVVVRLGEIAAVKE, from the coding sequence ATGCTGCAACCGAAGAAAACAAAGTTCAGGAAGGCTTTCAAAGGCCGGATGAATGGCAATGCCAAAGGCGGCACCTCGCTTAACTTTGGCAGCTACGGCCTGAAGGCTCTGGAACCGGAACGCGTGACGGCACGGCAGATCGAGGCGGCTCGCCGCGCGATCACCCGCCAGATGAAGCGCGCGGGGCGTGTCTGGATCCGCGTGTTCCCGGACCTGCCGGTTTCTAAGAAGCCGACCGAAGTTCGTATGGGTAAGGGCAAGGGCTCGCCGGAATTCTGGGCGGCGCGCGTCAAGCCGGGCAAGATCATGTTCGAGATCGATGGTGTCGGCGAGGAAACCGCTCGCGAGGCTCTGCGTCTCGGCGCGGCGAAGCTGCCGATCCGCACCCGCGTGGTTGTGCGTCTCGGCGAAATCGCGGCTGTGAAGGAATAA
- the rpsQ gene encoding 30S ribosomal protein S17, with product MPKRVLQGVVVSDKNDKTVVVQVERRLTHPVLKKTVRLTKKYHAHDENNTFHEGDVVRIQESAPISKNKRWVVLDPATSGPSSE from the coding sequence ATGCCGAAGCGCGTTTTGCAGGGTGTGGTGGTCTCGGACAAGAACGACAAGACCGTTGTCGTGCAGGTCGAGCGCCGTCTGACGCACCCGGTTCTGAAGAAGACAGTGCGCCTGACGAAGAAGTATCACGCGCATGACGAGAACAACACCTTCCATGAGGGCGACGTGGTTCGCATTCAGGAAAGTGCTCCGATTTCGAAGAACAAGCGGTGGGTCGTCCTCGATCCGGCGACATCCGGGCCATCGTCTGAGTGA
- the rpsN gene encoding 30S ribosomal protein S14, with the protein MAKTGMIERNNKRRRIAARDAEKRLELKAIANDKNLPIEERFAARLKLAQLPRNGSPTRIRNRCEVTGRPRGFYRKLKMSRISLRELGNQGLIPGLVKSSW; encoded by the coding sequence ATGGCTAAGACAGGCATGATCGAGCGCAACAACAAGCGTCGGCGCATAGCAGCGCGCGATGCGGAGAAGCGCTTGGAGCTGAAGGCGATTGCGAACGACAAGAATCTGCCGATCGAGGAGCGCTTCGCGGCCCGCCTCAAGCTTGCGCAGCTTCCGCGGAACGGTTCGCCGACCCGCATCCGCAATCGCTGCGAGGTGACGGGACGTCCGCGCGGCTTCTACCGCAAGCTGAAGATGTCGCGTATTTCGCTGCGTGAACTGGGCAATCAGGGACTTATCCCCGGTTTGGTGAAGTCGAGCTGGTAG
- the rpsH gene encoding 30S ribosomal protein S8: MTVSDPLGDMLTRIRNAQMRSRPKVSTPASKLRARVLDVLREEGYIRGYAEIEYGGGKTEFEIELKYYDGAPVIRDIKRVSTPGRRVYSSVQDLPTIANGLGVAILSTPKGVMSDTRARAENVGGEILCSVF, translated from the coding sequence ATGACGGTTTCCGATCCACTGGGCGATATGCTGACGCGGATTCGCAATGCGCAGATGCGTAGCAGGCCCAAAGTCTCGACCCCTGCGTCGAAGCTGCGCGCGCGCGTCCTCGACGTTCTTCGGGAAGAAGGCTATATCCGCGGCTACGCCGAAATCGAATACGGCGGCGGCAAGACAGAATTCGAGATCGAGCTGAAATATTATGATGGCGCTCCCGTCATTCGTGATATCAAGCGCGTTTCGACCCCTGGCCGCCGCGTCTATTCGAGCGTGCAGGATTTGCCGACCATCGCGAATGGTCTCGGCGTTGCGATCCTCTCCACACCGAAAGGCGTGATGTCGGATACGCGAGCCCGGGCCGAGAATGTCGGCGGCGAAATTTTGTGCAGCGTGTTCTAA
- the rpmC gene encoding 50S ribosomal protein L29, with the protein MKLEDIRKFTLDQLEDELIKLKREQFNLRFQKASSQLNNTARVRDVRRTIARIKTVEREKRVAEAQS; encoded by the coding sequence ATGAAACTCGAAGACATTCGCAAATTCACGCTGGACCAGCTTGAAGACGAACTCATCAAGCTCAAGCGCGAGCAGTTCAACCTTCGCTTTCAGAAGGCGTCGTCGCAGTTGAACAACACGGCGCGCGTCAGAGACGTTCGGCGCACCATTGCGCGAATCAAGACGGTCGAGCGCGAGAAGCGCGTCGCCGAAGCGCAAAGTTAA
- the rplE gene encoding 50S ribosomal protein L5, with translation MTKQAEATNGYVPRLKTRYVEVARPALMEQFKYSNPMRVPEITKVVLNMGIGEATADRKKVEQALRDMTLIAGQKPVMTKSRKSIAGFKLRENMAIGVKVTLRKARMYEFLDRLVTIALPRVKDFRGLNAKSFDGRGNYALGVKEHIIFPEIDYDKVEQIWGMDIIVCTTAETDDEARALLKQFNFPFRQ, from the coding sequence ATGACTAAGCAAGCGGAAGCCACGAACGGGTACGTGCCCCGGCTCAAGACACGCTACGTCGAGGTCGCGCGTCCGGCCCTGATGGAACAGTTCAAGTACTCCAACCCGATGCGGGTTCCGGAGATTACCAAGGTCGTGCTCAACATGGGCATCGGCGAGGCGACGGCAGACCGCAAGAAGGTCGAGCAGGCGCTGCGCGACATGACGCTCATCGCGGGCCAGAAGCCGGTGATGACGAAGTCGCGCAAGTCCATTGCGGGCTTCAAGCTGCGCGAAAACATGGCGATCGGCGTCAAGGTCACGCTTCGCAAGGCGCGCATGTACGAGTTCCTCGACAGGCTCGTCACCATCGCGCTGCCCCGCGTCAAGGACTTTCGCGGCCTGAATGCGAAGAGCTTCGACGGGCGCGGCAACTATGCGCTTGGCGTCAAGGAGCACATCATTTTCCCGGAAATCGACTACGACAAGGTCGAGCAGATCTGGGGCATGGACATCATCGTGTGCACCACGGCCGAGACGGACGACGAGGCTCGCGCACTCCTGAAACAATTCAACTTCCCGTTCCGGCAGTAG
- the rplX gene encoding 50S ribosomal protein L24, with protein MTQPKLKIKKGDKVVVLAGRDKGKRGEVVKVFPTENRAVVQGVNVVQRHQKQSAAQEGGIVAKEAPIHISNIALEDPKDGSATRVGFKILEDGRKVRVAKRSGETIDD; from the coding sequence ATGACGCAGCCTAAGCTGAAAATCAAAAAGGGCGACAAGGTCGTCGTTCTGGCCGGGCGCGACAAGGGCAAGCGCGGCGAGGTCGTGAAGGTGTTTCCGACCGAAAATCGCGCCGTCGTCCAGGGCGTGAACGTCGTGCAGCGTCACCAGAAGCAGTCGGCAGCGCAGGAAGGCGGTATCGTCGCCAAGGAAGCGCCGATCCACATCTCGAATATCGCGCTGGAAGATCCGAAGGACGGATCGGCTACGCGCGTCGGTTTCAAAATCCTGGAAGACGGGCGCAAGGTGCGGGTCGCCAAGCGCTCGGGCGAGACGATCGATGACTAA